The nucleotide sequence GCTCTTCCTGGCAATGCGTCACCCGGATGTGTTCGGCGCCGTCTATGCCCTGTCGCCCGGACTCGCCGCCCCCGATGGTTTGAAGCAGCATGACATGTTTGCTGATCCGGTGCGAATCGAGAGGACGCTGGCGCTGATGGACACGTTGTCCCGGCTGCCGGAGCAGGAAGCTAAACTCCTGCTGATGTCGAGAGTCAACGGGATGCTGAACGCCGCGGACTTGACCGGAGTCTTCGCGATCGCCTATGGAATCACGTTTGCGCCCCGAACTGACGGCAAACCACCGTTCTTCGAGTATCCGTATCATGCGGTCCAGGGGACCGTCGCGCTCGATCCGGTGGTATGGGCGCGCTGGGAATCCGGATTCGGCGACCTGGCGGGCAAAGTCAGAGACTACAAATCGAATCTGCTGAAGCTCAACGCCGTGGTGATTGATGTCGGAACCCGTGATGAACACGCGTGGATTCCGCCGGGCTGCCGCGAGTTTGCAAGATTGCTGACGGCGAACAAGATCGCGTGCCGACTGGTGGAGTTCGAGGGGGCGCATCAGGACCAACTGAAGCAACGGCTTGAAGAGCACCTGCTGCCGGAGCTGTCACGCGCGCTCAAGCACACGCCGTAAGCCACATGCGACGAACCGAGCGGATGACTCCCATTGGCGATCTGATTACGCGGATCCTGCAGCGCAAGGGCTGGCAGGGGCACGTGCTGTCCGCGCGCGTCGCCACGCAATGGGAAGCCATCGTCGGTCCGGTCAATGCCTTGCACACCAGACCCGCGAGGATCGAGCGCGGCCGACTGACCATCGAATGCGATCATGACACCTGGCGCACCGAACTGCAATTCCTGAAGCCGGAGATCATCGAACGCGTCAACGAAGTGCTGGGCAAGGATGCCGTAAG is from candidate division KSB1 bacterium and encodes:
- a CDS encoding DUF721 domain-containing protein encodes the protein MTPIGDLITRILQRKGWQGHVLSARVATQWEAIVGPVNALHTRPARIERGRLTIECDHDTWRTELQFLKPEIIERVNEVLGKDAVREVFLR